The Pseudarthrobacter defluvii DNA window CGAAGCGTGAGGCCGTGCTGACGCGCGGACACACCAGCACCCCAACCAAGAGGAGCACTATGACCATCGGATCAGGAACAGCAGCGGGCAGCGGACGAACGGCCCTGGTAGTGGGGGCCACCGGAATCGCAGGTTCCGCCCTGGTGGACAACCTGGTTGGCGAAGGCTGGACGGTCCTTGCTTTGTCCCGCTGGCCTGGACCCGACCGCGCCGGCGTCACGTGGCTTTCTGCCGATCTGACCTCGGCTGACTCCCTGGCCGCTGTGCTTGCTCCGGAGAACCCCTCCCACGTCTTCTTTACGGCCTGGTCGCGGCGGAACACTGAGGAAGAGAACATCGCCGTCAACGCCGCCATGCTGCGGGATCTGCTTGCCGCACTGCGGGGCAAGGAGGTGGCCCATGTTGCCCTGATGACAGGGCTCAAGCACTATCTGGGACCGTTCGAAGCCTACGCCGCCGGGGAAATGCCGGACACGCCCTTTCACGAAGAGGAACCGCGCCTTCCGGTGGCTAACTTCTACTACGCCCAGGAGGATGAACTCTGGGCGGCAGCGGCGGAGCAGGGGTTCACCTGGTCCGTGCACCGTGCCCACACGGTCATCGGGCATGCGGTGGGCAACGCGATGAACATGGGCCTGACGCTCGCCGCGCAGGCCACCCTGTGCCGCGACAGCGGGCAGCCGTTCGTGTTCCCGGGGTCTGAAACGCAGTGGAACGGCCTCACTGACATGACGGATGCAGGCCTGCTTGCCGAGCACATGCTCTGGGCCTCCACCACCCCCGCGGCCGCCAACGAGGCCTTCAACATCGTCAACGGCGACGTTTTCCGCTGGCGCTGGATGTGGCCGAAACTCGCAGCCTACTTCGGCGTGGAGTGGGAGGGGTTCCAGGGAGAGCCCCGTCCGCTCGAACGGTCCATGGCTGGCCGGGAGGACCAGTGGCGGCGGATTGCCGAGGAGAACAACCTCAGCGAACCGGACCTGGGCCGCGTTGCGAGCTGGTGGCACACCGACGGCGACCTGGGGCGGAACATCGAGGTGG harbors:
- a CDS encoding SDR family oxidoreductase, with amino-acid sequence MTIGSGTAAGSGRTALVVGATGIAGSALVDNLVGEGWTVLALSRWPGPDRAGVTWLSADLTSADSLAAVLAPENPSHVFFTAWSRRNTEEENIAVNAAMLRDLLAALRGKEVAHVALMTGLKHYLGPFEAYAAGEMPDTPFHEEEPRLPVANFYYAQEDELWAAAAEQGFTWSVHRAHTVIGHAVGNAMNMGLTLAAQATLCRDSGQPFVFPGSETQWNGLTDMTDAGLLAEHMLWASTTPAAANEAFNIVNGDVFRWRWMWPKLAAYFGVEWEGFQGEPRPLERSMAGREDQWRRIAEENNLSEPDLGRVASWWHTDGDLGRNIEVVTDMGKSRDAGFTGYRRTLDAFTALFDRYRADRLIP